A genomic stretch from Nitrobacter winogradskyi Nb-255 includes:
- the lysA gene encoding diaminopimelate decarboxylase, with protein sequence MHHFDYRDGVLHAEDVDLSTLAEAVGTPFYCYSTATLERHYRVFAEAFAGTDHLICYAVKANSNQSVLRTMARLGAGADVVSGGELKRALAANIPASKILFSGVGKTESELRAALAADVLCINVESEPELDLLSRVAVETGRTARISVRVNPDVDSGTHAKISTGRLENKFGIPITQARAVYARAAKLPGIKVTGADMHIGSQITDLGPMETAFRLLADFVGTLRADGHVISHVDFGGGLGIPYYEDRSAPPEPLAYAEMVRRVTRDLDCTLMFEPGRMIVGNAGVLVTRVIYVKHGNARNFVIIDAAMNDLIRPTLYEAYHQIMPVRAAPRDAAVMVADVVGPVCETGDYLALGRNLPEPQAGDLLAIMTAGAYGAVQSGTYNTRALVPEVLVRGNQYATVRPRIEVDQLIAMDKLAPWL encoded by the coding sequence ATGCATCACTTCGATTACCGCGACGGCGTACTCCACGCCGAGGACGTCGATCTTTCAACGCTGGCCGAAGCCGTCGGCACGCCGTTCTATTGTTATTCGACGGCGACGCTGGAACGGCACTACCGCGTATTCGCCGAAGCTTTCGCGGGAACCGACCATCTGATCTGCTACGCCGTGAAGGCGAACTCCAATCAGTCGGTGCTGCGCACCATGGCGAGGCTCGGAGCGGGAGCAGACGTGGTGTCGGGCGGAGAACTCAAGCGTGCGCTCGCCGCGAACATTCCGGCGAGCAAGATTCTGTTCTCGGGCGTCGGCAAGACCGAATCCGAACTGCGCGCGGCGCTCGCCGCGGACGTTCTATGCATCAACGTCGAATCGGAACCGGAACTCGACCTGCTGTCCCGCGTCGCGGTTGAAACAGGCCGCACCGCGCGCATCTCGGTGCGCGTCAATCCTGACGTCGATTCCGGCACTCACGCCAAGATTTCAACCGGCCGGCTGGAGAACAAGTTCGGCATTCCGATCACGCAGGCGCGCGCGGTCTATGCCCGGGCGGCAAAACTGCCCGGCATCAAGGTCACCGGCGCCGATATGCATATCGGCAGCCAGATCACCGATCTCGGTCCGATGGAAACAGCCTTCCGTCTGCTCGCGGATTTCGTCGGCACGCTGCGCGCCGATGGTCACGTCATCAGCCACGTCGATTTCGGCGGCGGCCTCGGCATTCCCTATTACGAGGACCGATCGGCGCCGCCGGAGCCGCTTGCCTATGCCGAGATGGTCAGACGCGTGACCCGCGATCTCGACTGCACGCTGATGTTCGAGCCCGGCCGCATGATCGTCGGCAATGCCGGCGTTCTGGTGACGCGCGTGATTTACGTGAAGCACGGCAACGCCCGCAATTTCGTCATCATCGATGCGGCCATGAACGACCTCATCCGTCCCACGCTGTATGAAGCCTACCATCAGATCATGCCGGTGCGCGCGGCGCCCAGGGATGCCGCGGTGATGGTCGCCGATGTGGTCGGCCCGGTGTGCGAGACCGGAGATTATCTGGCGCTCGGGCGCAATCTGCCGGAGCCGCAAGCCGGAGATCTTCTGGCGATCATGACCGCAGGCGCTTACGGGGCCGTGCAGTCAGGGACCTATAACACCCGCGCGCTGGTCCCGGAGGTGCTGGTCAGGGGCAACCAGTATGCGACGGTCCGCCCGCGCATCGAAGTCGACCAACTCATCGCGATGGATAAACTCGCGCCCTGGCTGTGA
- the lptM gene encoding LPS translocon maturation chaperone LptM — protein sequence MRWALFLLTAAALALAGCGRKGGLDVPPTASNQPPAAAAADDHDRANAPKDNLFDPSFGINSDPAASRGARKSFILDPLLDSH from the coding sequence ATGAGATGGGCCCTGTTTCTTCTGACCGCCGCCGCGCTGGCGCTGGCCGGCTGCGGGCGCAAGGGCGGCCTCGATGTGCCGCCGACCGCATCAAACCAGCCGCCTGCCGCCGCCGCGGCGGATGACCATGACCGCGCCAATGCGCCCAAGGACAACCTGTTCGATCCGTCTTTCGGAATCAACAGCGACCCGGCGGCGTCCAGAGGCGCCAGGAAATCCTTCATCCTCGACCCGCTGCTCGACAGCCACTGA
- the argH gene encoding argininosuccinate lyase, which translates to MSNKMWGGRFGEGPDAIMEEINVSIDVDRHLYAQDIAASKVHAEMLAAQGIIAANDAKKIGKGLDTILSEIRDDSFDFKRALEDIHMNVESRLGELIGPSAGRLHTARSRNDQVATDFRLYVRDIIDETDNALATFQHTLATRALEFAGTVMPGFTHLQTAQPVTFGHHLLAYVEMAARDRGRFADARRRLNESPLGAAALAGTSFPIDRHATAKGLGFDRPMANSLDAVSDRDFVLETLSAAAIASTHLSRFAEEMVIWTSPLVGLVRLSDKFTTGSSIMPQKRNPDAAELVRAKTGRVVGALTGLLVVMKGLPLAYQKDMQEDKQGAMEAFSALSLAIRAMTGMVADLVPDEARMKAAAGDGYATATDLADWLVRTLKMPFRDAHHVTGRIVAAASKQGVALHELPLSAMQAVEPRITRDALAVLSVEASVKSRTSYGGTAPKNVRAQAKAWLRRLEKKRTPD; encoded by the coding sequence ATGAGCAACAAGATGTGGGGTGGACGGTTCGGCGAAGGACCTGACGCGATCATGGAGGAGATCAACGTCTCGATCGACGTCGATCGCCACCTCTACGCCCAGGACATTGCCGCGTCAAAGGTCCATGCCGAGATGCTTGCCGCTCAAGGCATCATCGCGGCAAATGATGCGAAAAAAATAGGCAAGGGTCTAGACACGATTTTGTCAGAAATCCGCGACGATTCCTTCGACTTCAAGCGGGCGCTTGAGGACATTCACATGAATGTGGAGAGCCGGCTCGGAGAGCTGATCGGTCCCTCGGCGGGACGACTGCATACCGCGCGGTCGCGCAATGATCAGGTTGCGACCGATTTCCGCCTCTATGTCCGCGACATCATCGACGAGACCGATAACGCGCTCGCAACCTTCCAGCATACTCTCGCGACCCGCGCACTGGAATTCGCCGGAACGGTAATGCCGGGCTTCACGCACCTGCAAACCGCTCAGCCGGTGACCTTCGGCCATCACTTGCTGGCGTATGTCGAAATGGCGGCCCGCGATCGCGGACGCTTCGCCGATGCGCGCAGGCGCCTGAACGAGAGCCCGCTTGGAGCGGCTGCCCTGGCGGGCACGTCCTTTCCGATCGATCGCCATGCCACCGCGAAGGGACTCGGCTTCGATCGCCCGATGGCGAACTCGCTCGACGCGGTTTCGGATCGCGATTTCGTGCTGGAGACGCTGTCAGCCGCGGCGATCGCCTCGACCCACCTGTCGCGCTTCGCGGAGGAGATGGTGATCTGGACCTCGCCGCTGGTCGGCCTGGTGCGACTTTCCGACAAGTTCACCACGGGCTCGTCGATCATGCCGCAGAAACGCAACCCGGACGCCGCCGAGCTGGTGCGCGCCAAGACCGGCCGCGTCGTGGGAGCGCTCACGGGACTGCTGGTGGTGATGAAGGGATTGCCGCTGGCCTATCAAAAGGACATGCAGGAAGACAAGCAGGGCGCGATGGAGGCGTTCAGCGCGCTCTCGCTGGCGATCCGCGCCATGACCGGCATGGTCGCCGACCTCGTGCCTGACGAAGCGCGAATGAAGGCGGCTGCCGGCGATGGCTATGCGACCGCGACCGATCTCGCGGACTGGCTGGTCAGGACGCTGAAGATGCCGTTCCGCGACGCGCACCATGTCACCGGGCGTATCGTCGCGGCCGCATCGAAGCAGGGCGTCGCCCTGCATGAACTGCCGCTGTCCGCGATGCAGGCGGTGGAGCCGCGCATCACCCGCGACGCGCTTGCGGTGCTGTCCGTGGAAGCCTCGGTGAAGAGCCGGACGAGCTATGGCGGGACCGCGCCGAAGAACGTCCGCGCGCAAGCCAAGGCCTGGCTCAGGCGGCTGGAGAAAAAGCGAACACCGGACTGA
- the tlpA gene encoding thiol:disulfide interchange protein TlpA: MTDTPTPPHRAESRFPIGPLVAVAIVVGATVALLGIGHLRHAKSAVNALAPCGPAMELSRKLAPQATGEVASLTMASKPRRMPDLAFLDGEGQPMKLSDWKGKTVLLNLWATWCVPCRTEMPALDRLQGKLGGDKFAVVAINIDTRDSDKPKAFLKDANLTHLGNFHDEKASVFQELKSVGMAVGMPTSVLIDGQGCELGNMAGPAEWDSEDAIKLINAAVGS; encoded by the coding sequence ATGACCGATACCCCTACGCCGCCTCATCGCGCCGAAAGCAGGTTTCCCATAGGCCCGCTGGTCGCAGTCGCCATTGTCGTGGGGGCCACGGTGGCGCTTCTGGGAATCGGGCATCTCAGGCACGCGAAATCCGCCGTTAATGCGCTGGCGCCCTGCGGTCCGGCCATGGAACTGTCCAGGAAGCTCGCCCCGCAGGCCACGGGCGAGGTGGCCTCCCTGACCATGGCGTCGAAGCCGCGTCGGATGCCTGACCTGGCCTTTCTGGATGGCGAGGGCCAACCCATGAAGCTCTCGGACTGGAAGGGGAAAACCGTTCTCCTGAACCTCTGGGCGACATGGTGTGTGCCTTGCAGAACCGAAATGCCGGCTCTGGACCGGCTTCAGGGCAAGCTCGGCGGCGATAAGTTCGCCGTGGTCGCCATCAATATCGACACCCGCGACTCCGATAAGCCGAAGGCTTTCCTGAAAGACGCCAACCTGACTCACCTCGGCAATTTCCATGACGAGAAGGCGTCCGTTTTCCAGGAGCTTAAAAGCGTTGGCATGGCGGTCGGCATGCCGACCTCGGTGCTGATCGACGGCCAGGGTTGCGAACTCGGCAATATGGCCGGACCGGCTGAATGGGACAGCGAAGACGCCATCAAGCTGATCAACGCGGCGGTGGGCTCCTAA
- a CDS encoding G8 domain-containing protein, with product MHIDHEGNRVGSRIAVRSRMTAGLRIAGSCGVLLFFGLSTSPALSAKTKAAAQQNTTVTCSSGFLPAAGSTNSPPDLVVNGECHVKPDQTYYFENVNVLDKGQLVFDELDKTIKPTATHFWAQSMVIENGGTVVAGSQRQPYGNYGGVLTIHLYGADRNASGPALGALCRTAQNTDTGPCGIPTSAWRDNGKTKLALPGGVSDFFYRYGPLHGDGKCSDGSVWSSTSPCDDSQDKQVGYFGYKVLAVSYGGSLELWGAKGSCNSMGCSNPQLHPSWTRLDRSLAAGGGAGPNDPLVVAGASNLRPENLHVQAGDQIVVTTTDYLPGHSETFVVKDAHTGDNGRGRWLTKIRVDHGAAWPHNGERYALTDKLAPSQGRLDLDPDLVKNGVETRAAVAILNRSIRIVSGGDRPGEEFPDSTPEKPCVAQDGKGPCYSLGGHVVFRQGFKAVHVKGVEFKELGQGGRMAHYPVHFHMARQTPEGTYVQDSSINESMTRWIVLHSTQGVMIAGNVGYKSIGHGFYLEDGTETDNMFYGNLGILARAAVANEQNPRSIPGILAANEDKKPVPKFPFLTDSAYPSVFWITNGWNEFIGNMAAGATACGSAYWFVPVWNSDRPDVMTPNNSLDQRHMKWSGYAGLQKDGAYRGSTPLKAFVGNFATSTMMSFQTTGDAPECSGVLKPASRAAQDKTADAAQGGAATNALVAVRSLAPDPNDNEADDHYYPHAVGGNRHATACNRKDDGTYDCEGIKFCDPGHPENCAVTVIDKFTSMFHWAQHNVAAIWLRNQWYLVVNSVLSDVQNGGLTFITGGDYTHASVIRGYWALARKSVFIGHSQPQDDAHAFALDAGPFNARSKLRCDWQVAGLSPSNYCLSAKEGVSIPLINFDSGQRLFNIYDGPAYQDSNAYLDITKSDCPVTGSKTDPGCMYGSGVVLGVTKDPLNGQCYLPNAAIGWKQNNGFFYPPAFHSANLFFSNVDIRHFVFDPLFKAPDGVAEKQDFGQGGTYLTATSGPNAVSNFYCTSTDNMFDGWSGIDRQTELTDDDGTLTGLISSKPGGETVSINEDQFFTAKLETSECKSNLRVSPSLVCPQKPLPPASTPSTAKTSPYDYVATAIAPGCSEKSPPDPSKPYGRCGDTPDLGQGGDWSSECSNGACYGVPLYRQYLTTTELGHWQTNGCAANANTPACRWPFMRMGGQNMYQRETLTVNNGVYYVDTSVSKTTQNTENYTKMPQTRDVNVFAPGQTYYMFFLYAKPSTAQTYQIYVGEGFDTGTVKPVRGSLATAPIKFSPDSAPNAGKWFTVKGVSKGVLTIETNFAAQSELDPRQQKNGLCGPATFCGWKADGSCGSKLASADPGKEPLLLADPALGKEADAVCRTWAVKDLDCPAAGCFGFAFTLPANFKAQDQGQAARPTPAAFPTTGEFATRFLNTKIVPDNASHARDGVETECFYPRLPGSCPAK from the coding sequence ATGCATATCGACCACGAAGGCAATCGGGTTGGCTCACGCATCGCCGTTCGCTCACGCATGACCGCCGGCCTGCGCATCGCCGGCTCCTGCGGCGTCCTTCTGTTTTTCGGACTTTCAACCTCACCGGCTTTATCAGCCAAAACCAAAGCGGCCGCGCAGCAAAACACCACGGTCACATGCTCAAGCGGATTTCTGCCGGCCGCGGGATCAACGAATAGTCCGCCTGACCTTGTGGTCAACGGCGAGTGCCACGTCAAACCCGATCAGACTTACTACTTCGAGAACGTCAACGTGCTGGACAAAGGCCAGCTCGTGTTCGACGAGCTTGACAAGACGATCAAGCCCACGGCCACCCACTTCTGGGCTCAATCGATGGTGATCGAGAACGGAGGTACGGTCGTCGCCGGGTCGCAGAGGCAGCCCTACGGAAATTACGGTGGCGTCCTGACAATCCACCTTTACGGTGCGGACCGCAACGCCAGCGGTCCCGCGCTCGGCGCGCTTTGCCGGACCGCGCAGAACACCGATACGGGCCCTTGCGGTATCCCAACTTCTGCCTGGCGTGACAACGGAAAGACCAAGCTTGCTCTGCCCGGCGGCGTCTCGGATTTCTTTTACCGTTACGGACCGCTGCACGGCGACGGCAAGTGCTCCGACGGATCGGTCTGGTCGAGCACATCGCCGTGCGATGACAGTCAAGACAAGCAGGTTGGGTATTTTGGCTATAAGGTTCTAGCCGTCTCCTATGGCGGAAGCCTCGAACTCTGGGGCGCGAAAGGCTCCTGCAATTCGATGGGCTGCTCCAATCCGCAACTTCATCCGAGCTGGACACGGCTGGACCGCTCGCTCGCGGCAGGCGGCGGCGCAGGGCCGAACGATCCGCTCGTCGTCGCCGGCGCGAGCAACCTGCGGCCGGAAAACCTCCATGTCCAGGCCGGAGATCAGATCGTCGTCACGACGACGGACTACCTGCCCGGTCATTCCGAAACCTTCGTCGTCAAGGATGCTCACACGGGAGATAACGGGAGGGGGCGGTGGCTCACGAAGATCCGTGTCGATCATGGCGCGGCATGGCCCCACAACGGCGAACGCTACGCACTCACCGACAAGCTGGCGCCGTCGCAGGGACGCCTCGATCTCGATCCCGATCTCGTCAAGAACGGCGTCGAGACCCGCGCCGCTGTCGCTATCCTCAATCGCAGCATCCGGATCGTATCCGGAGGAGACCGGCCGGGCGAGGAGTTTCCGGACTCGACACCCGAGAAGCCCTGCGTCGCCCAGGATGGCAAAGGGCCGTGCTATTCGCTCGGCGGTCATGTCGTGTTCCGGCAGGGATTCAAGGCGGTGCACGTCAAGGGAGTCGAATTCAAGGAGCTAGGGCAGGGCGGGCGGATGGCACATTATCCCGTCCATTTCCATATGGCTCGCCAGACGCCGGAAGGAACCTACGTGCAGGATTCGTCGATCAATGAATCGATGACCCGCTGGATCGTCCTTCATTCCACGCAAGGCGTCATGATTGCCGGCAACGTCGGCTACAAGTCCATCGGCCATGGCTTTTATCTTGAGGACGGCACAGAGACCGACAATATGTTTTACGGCAACCTCGGCATTCTTGCGCGTGCCGCTGTCGCCAATGAACAAAATCCGCGATCGATCCCGGGCATCCTCGCCGCCAACGAAGACAAAAAACCCGTCCCGAAATTTCCGTTCCTGACCGACTCGGCCTATCCGTCGGTGTTCTGGATCACGAACGGCTGGAATGAGTTCATCGGCAACATGGCGGCCGGCGCAACGGCCTGTGGATCGGCCTACTGGTTCGTCCCGGTTTGGAACAGCGACAGGCCGGACGTGATGACCCCGAATAACAGCCTTGATCAGCGGCATATGAAGTGGTCGGGTTATGCCGGTCTGCAAAAAGACGGCGCTTATCGAGGCTCGACGCCGCTCAAGGCGTTCGTCGGAAATTTCGCCACGTCGACGATGATGTCGTTCCAGACCACGGGCGACGCGCCGGAGTGTTCGGGCGTCCTCAAGCCTGCGTCCCGTGCGGCGCAGGATAAGACGGCGGATGCCGCGCAGGGCGGCGCTGCCACCAATGCTCTGGTCGCGGTTCGCAGCCTTGCGCCGGATCCGAACGACAACGAGGCTGACGATCACTATTATCCGCATGCGGTCGGCGGAAACCGGCACGCGACGGCCTGCAATAGGAAGGACGACGGCACCTACGATTGCGAGGGCATCAAGTTTTGCGATCCGGGCCATCCTGAAAATTGCGCGGTGACCGTCATCGACAAGTTCACGTCGATGTTTCACTGGGCCCAGCACAATGTCGCGGCGATCTGGCTGCGCAATCAATGGTATCTCGTCGTCAACAGCGTGCTGTCGGATGTTCAGAACGGCGGCCTGACTTTCATCACCGGCGGCGATTATACCCATGCGTCGGTGATCCGCGGCTATTGGGCGCTCGCGCGCAAGAGCGTTTTCATCGGCCATTCCCAGCCGCAGGACGACGCCCACGCCTTCGCGCTGGACGCGGGGCCCTTCAACGCGCGTTCGAAGCTGCGTTGCGACTGGCAGGTGGCGGGTCTTTCGCCGAGCAATTATTGCCTCAGCGCGAAGGAAGGCGTCTCAATTCCGCTGATCAATTTCGACTCGGGTCAGCGCCTGTTCAACATCTACGATGGTCCCGCCTATCAGGATTCCAACGCCTACCTCGACATCACCAAATCAGACTGTCCCGTGACCGGATCGAAGACCGATCCGGGCTGCATGTATGGCTCAGGCGTGGTCCTGGGCGTCACCAAGGATCCGCTGAACGGGCAATGCTATCTGCCGAACGCCGCCATCGGCTGGAAACAGAACAACGGCTTTTTCTATCCGCCGGCTTTTCACTCGGCGAATCTGTTTTTCAGCAATGTCGACATCCGTCATTTCGTATTCGATCCCCTGTTCAAGGCGCCTGACGGCGTGGCGGAAAAACAGGATTTCGGTCAGGGCGGCACCTATCTCACGGCGACCTCCGGCCCGAACGCGGTGTCGAACTTCTATTGCACCTCGACGGACAACATGTTCGACGGCTGGAGCGGCATTGACCGCCAGACCGAGCTTACCGATGACGACGGGACGCTCACGGGACTCATCAGTTCGAAGCCCGGCGGTGAGACGGTGTCGATCAACGAGGATCAGTTCTTCACGGCCAAGCTTGAAACCTCCGAGTGTAAATCGAACCTGAGGGTCAGCCCGTCGCTGGTATGTCCGCAGAAGCCGCTGCCGCCCGCGTCGACGCCGTCGACCGCGAAGACGAGTCCCTATGATTACGTGGCCACGGCGATTGCACCGGGGTGCTCGGAGAAGTCCCCGCCCGATCCGTCGAAACCCTATGGCCGCTGCGGAGACACGCCCGATCTCGGTCAGGGCGGAGACTGGTCGAGCGAGTGCTCCAACGGGGCCTGCTACGGCGTTCCGCTTTACCGTCAGTACCTGACCACGACCGAACTGGGCCATTGGCAGACGAACGGCTGCGCCGCCAACGCCAATACGCCCGCGTGCCGCTGGCCTTTCATGCGGATGGGCGGCCAGAACATGTATCAGCGCGAAACGCTGACCGTGAACAACGGTGTCTACTATGTCGACACGTCCGTCTCCAAGACCACTCAGAACACGGAGAATTATACGAAAATGCCGCAGACGCGGGACGTGAATGTCTTCGCTCCCGGCCAGACCTATTACATGTTCTTCCTCTATGCGAAGCCGAGCACGGCCCAGACCTACCAGATCTATGTCGGCGAGGGCTTTGATACGGGAACAGTGAAGCCCGTGCGCGGAAGCCTGGCGACCGCGCCGATCAAGTTCAGCCCGGACTCCGCGCCCAATGCGGGGAAGTGGTTCACCGTGAAGGGCGTCTCCAAAGGCGTGCTCACGATCGAGACCAATTTCGCGGCTCAATCCGAGCTTGATCCGCGGCAGCAGAAGAACGGCCTTTGCGGCCCGGCGACATTCTGCGGCTGGAAGGCGGACGGAAGCTGCGGCTCGAAGCTGGCGAGCGCCGATCCAGGCAAGGAGCCATTGCTTCTCGCCGATCCGGCACTGGGCAAGGAGGCGGACGCCGTTTGCCGGACCTGGGCGGTCAAGGACCTCGATTGCCCGGCAGCCGGATGTTTCGGGTTCGCGTTTACGCTCCCAGCCAATTTCAAGGCGCAAGACCAGGGGCAGGCGGCACGCCCGACGCCGGCCGCCTTCCCCACGACCGGCGAATTCGCGACGCGGTTCCTCAACACTAAAATCGTTCCCGACAACGCAAGCCATGCGCGGGACGGAGTCGAGACGGAGTGCTTCTATCCGAGACTGCCCGGAAGTTGCCCGGCGAAATAG
- the nirB gene encoding nitrite reductase large subunit NirB has product MNKKEKLVIVGAGMASGRMLEHLFEADPERFDVTLFGAEPRGNYNRIMLSPVLAGEKSFDQIVTHDAAWYDAHQVECRFGETVTRIDRAAKVVHSAGSEAPYDKLVIATGSAPFMIPVAGRDLPGVMAFRDYDDVQAMVAAAGKKDAKAVVIGGGLLGLEAAAALRLHGMEVVVLHLMGHLMERQLDAAAGYLLQKELESRGIKIHCKAQTSAILGRGRTEAVLLDDGTLYPADIVVMAVGIRPEARIATDAGLHVERGIVVDDRMLTSDPDILALGECCEHNNICYGLVAPLYDMAKVAAKTLTGVEATFRSVDTATQLKVTGVSLYSAGDFADAPDREDIVLRNSGAGIYKRLVLKDNRIVGVVLYGDTTDGAWYFDMLRKGTDVSELRETLIFGQSRQGNASLDPMAAVAALPDDAEICGCNGVCKGAIVSAIIARDLTSLDDVRAHTKASASCGSCTGLVEQLMTLTLGDKYNPDAVQPVCGCTTLGHGDVRRLIKAKRLKTIPAVMQELEWKTSCGCAKCRPALNYYLVCDWPDEYADDYQSRFVNERVHANIQKDGTYSVVPRMWGGVTSAKELRAIADVVDKFHIPSVKVTGGQRIDMLGVRKEDLPAVWADLGRAGFISGHAYAKGLRTVKTCVGSDWCRFGTQDSTGLGIRIEKFMWGAWTPAKVKMAVSGCPRNCAEATCKDVGVICVDSGYEIHFAGAAGLDIRGTEVLGLVKTEDDALEHIVALVQMYREQAHYLERIYKWAKRVGLDEIRRQILDDPQKRKAYFDRFAFSRKFAQVDPWSERVSGKDKHEFRPMATIGFPVAAEEAL; this is encoded by the coding sequence ATGAACAAGAAAGAGAAGCTCGTCATCGTCGGCGCGGGCATGGCCTCCGGCCGCATGCTCGAGCATCTGTTCGAGGCTGACCCTGAACGTTTCGATGTTACGCTTTTCGGCGCGGAGCCGCGCGGAAATTACAATCGCATCATGCTGTCGCCGGTGCTGGCGGGCGAGAAGTCGTTCGATCAGATCGTCACGCATGACGCGGCCTGGTACGACGCCCATCAGGTCGAATGCCGCTTCGGCGAGACGGTGACGCGCATCGATCGCGCCGCGAAGGTGGTGCACTCGGCGGGAAGCGAAGCTCCTTACGACAAGCTTGTGATCGCGACCGGATCCGCTCCCTTCATGATCCCCGTCGCCGGGCGGGACTTGCCGGGCGTCATGGCGTTTCGGGACTATGACGATGTTCAGGCGATGGTCGCCGCCGCCGGGAAAAAAGACGCCAAGGCTGTCGTCATCGGCGGCGGCCTTCTCGGACTGGAGGCCGCGGCGGCGCTCAGGCTGCATGGCATGGAGGTGGTGGTTCTGCATCTGATGGGCCACCTGATGGAGCGTCAGCTGGATGCGGCGGCGGGCTATCTCCTGCAGAAGGAGCTGGAGAGCCGCGGCATCAAGATTCATTGCAAGGCGCAGACCAGTGCGATCCTCGGACGCGGGCGCACCGAAGCGGTTCTGCTCGATGACGGCACCCTCTATCCCGCCGATATCGTGGTGATGGCGGTTGGCATTCGTCCCGAAGCGCGGATCGCGACCGATGCGGGTCTCCATGTCGAGCGCGGCATCGTCGTGGACGACCGGATGCTGACGTCCGATCCGGACATTCTCGCCCTCGGAGAATGCTGCGAGCACAACAACATCTGCTACGGCCTCGTCGCGCCGCTCTATGATATGGCCAAGGTCGCGGCGAAGACCTTGACAGGAGTTGAAGCGACGTTCCGCAGCGTCGACACAGCGACCCAGTTGAAGGTGACCGGCGTGAGCCTTTACTCGGCGGGCGACTTCGCCGACGCGCCTGACCGCGAAGATATCGTGCTGCGGAATTCCGGCGCGGGAATCTACAAGCGGCTCGTGCTGAAGGACAACCGCATTGTCGGCGTGGTCCTTTACGGCGATACCACGGACGGCGCCTGGTACTTCGATATGCTGCGCAAGGGGACGGATGTCTCGGAGTTGCGCGAGACGCTGATCTTCGGTCAATCCCGTCAGGGAAACGCGTCCCTCGACCCGATGGCGGCGGTCGCGGCCTTGCCGGATGATGCGGAGATCTGCGGCTGCAACGGCGTTTGCAAGGGCGCGATCGTCTCGGCCATCATCGCCAGGGATCTGACATCGCTCGACGACGTACGTGCCCACACCAAGGCGTCCGCCTCCTGTGGGTCCTGCACGGGTCTCGTCGAGCAGCTCATGACACTGACGCTCGGGGACAAGTACAATCCCGACGCCGTCCAGCCGGTGTGTGGCTGCACCACGCTCGGACATGGCGATGTCCGGCGGCTGATCAAGGCGAAGCGTCTAAAGACCATTCCCGCCGTGATGCAGGAACTGGAATGGAAGACCTCATGCGGCTGCGCGAAGTGCCGGCCGGCGCTCAACTACTATCTCGTCTGCGACTGGCCGGACGAATATGCCGACGACTACCAGTCGCGTTTCGTTAACGAGCGTGTTCATGCCAACATTCAAAAGGACGGCACCTATTCGGTCGTGCCGCGCATGTGGGGCGGCGTCACCAGCGCGAAGGAATTGCGCGCCATCGCCGACGTGGTCGATAAATTTCACATTCCCTCCGTGAAGGTCACGGGCGGCCAGCGTATCGACATGCTGGGCGTCAGGAAGGAAGACCTGCCTGCGGTATGGGCCGATCTCGGCAGGGCCGGCTTCATCTCGGGTCATGCCTATGCCAAGGGCCTGCGCACGGTGAAGACCTGCGTCGGGTCGGACTGGTGCCGCTTCGGCACGCAGGATTCGACCGGGCTCGGCATTCGTATCGAGAAATTCATGTGGGGTGCGTGGACGCCGGCCAAGGTCAAGATGGCGGTCTCGGGTTGTCCGCGCAACTGCGCCGAGGCGACCTGCAAGGACGTCGGCGTGATCTGCGTCGACTCCGGTTATGAGATCCATTTCGCCGGCGCGGCGGGCCTCGATATCAGGGGCACGGAAGTTCTGGGACTTGTCAAAACGGAAGATGACGCGCTGGAACATATCGTGGCGCTCGTCCAGATGTACCGCGAGCAGGCCCACTATCTTGAGCGCATCTACAAATGGGCGAAGCGCGTCGGCCTCGACGAGATCCGCCGCCAGATTTTGGACGATCCGCAGAAGCGCAAGGCTTATTTCGATCGCTTCGCCTTCAGCCGCAAGTTCGCGCAGGTCGATCCTTGGTCTGAACGCGTGTCCGGCAAGGACAAGCACGAATTCCGGCCGATGGCGACCATCGGTTTTCCGGTGGCGGCGGAGGAAGCATTATGA
- the nirD gene encoding nitrite reductase small subunit NirD: MSWIAIGGTEDIPLRGARCVATPLGRIAVFRTVENRFFAIEDRCPHKGGPLSQGIVHGAQVTCPLHGWVISLETGKAQGADEGSVRTFALKVEGGKLLISSDALVSMTA, encoded by the coding sequence ATGAGCTGGATTGCGATTGGCGGGACGGAGGATATTCCGCTTCGCGGCGCGCGCTGCGTGGCGACGCCTCTAGGGCGGATTGCGGTATTCCGCACTGTCGAGAATCGCTTCTTCGCTATCGAGGACCGCTGCCCGCACAAGGGAGGTCCTCTGAGCCAGGGCATCGTGCATGGTGCTCAGGTCACCTGTCCGCTGCATGGCTGGGTGATCTCGTTGGAGACAGGCAAGGCGCAGGGCGCTGATGAGGGGTCTGTACGCACCTTCGCGCTGAAGGTGGAGGGTGGAAAGCTCCTGATCTCCTCGGACGCGCTCGTCAGCATGACCGCCTGA